GGAGAGGCGGAATGCGAGTGGAGAGAGGCGTGGGCGGGCGGACGGCCAGTCCGGCCCGCGGGGTCACCCACCTGTGTGCGTCCTCTTATGTATATTGAGGCTGGACTTCTGCGTGAAGCGCTTCAGACACGCGTCGCACTGATAGGGCCGCTCGCCTGTATGCGTGCGCATGTGAATGTCCAGGTAGGGGCGGCGGGCGAACGCCGCCGGGCATTGCCCGCACGCGAAAGGACGCCCTTGCACTGCGCCCAGTGCACACACAAAAGCGAGTAACGCACGTCGCCGACGCATCGTAGCAACGTGTGCTTTGGCCACCCGCCCACTGCCAATCTCGACCGCACCGAGCGTCGCACGCGGCGACCGATTCGCCCCCAATTTCGTAAACCCAATTTTGATTTCCAGCACCGGACAACGGTGCTGGGGCGCCAAGAATGCGTCATTGCGGCGATTGCATTACCGCTTTTGTGAATGAATTAATATCCATGAAGAAATGATAAAATGATAAATGCTAAAACACCGAGTTGTATGCAGAATGAGAGGAATAAGAGGGCGAATGaccggcagattattaataatatGATAGGCGGGAAATTATCAGTGATTGCAGAAGTACGTAAAGCGCGCAATTGAATGAGTTAAAGAAATCGAGATGTTAGTCGAAAGCAACGAGATGGAAGCTATCAAAAACAGGGAGGGTAAAATAACGGGTTAGGCGGGCAACGGAAAAATAGGAGCGAAGCATGACGCTAAATGAAATGACTGCATGACGAGTCGCAAGTTAACGCTAGTCGTACCGATAGGAATACTGCGGATTATAATATATGTGGGCTACTAACCCGTATGTATTTTTTCGTGCAAATTGAGCGCGCACTTCTGCGTGAAGGACTTGAGGCAGACGGTGCACTGGAACGGCCGCTCCCCTGCGCCGCCAACACACGGACACGGGGGGAcagagaaacaaaacaaaaccacgATGGACAAATAATTCTACTCAGCTCAGTAACCGTATACCGATTGCCATTGCTTCCAACTGACTACCATGAGGGAATTTTAACCACGTTATTTGTCCATCAGACATTCTCTCTCCTATAACTTAACGGAAATCATCACAACGTACACATGCTTTACTTAACTGTTTGTGAATAGTTTTTGAGCGTGTGTAACCTAATGTAAGCTTTATATATAGAGACTGAAACGAAACAATGTATCACTTCCAAATCGCTAACCATGTACGGATgacatgcaaaataataatttctattaCATAGGTCAGGGAGCCCTTAAAACTATTCACAAAACGTAGGTGTCAAAGCCAAAATTGTAGGTACATGTTTGAATGAAAGATCTGTGTACCTACAGGCATTGTGACTTCGAGACCGAAccaaaataaaggaaatatcAAGGGACCCACCGGTGTGTATACGTTTATGAGTGCCAAGGCTGGACTTCTGAGTGAACCGCTTGTCACAGATGTCGCATTGATAGGGGCGCACTTTGTTGATCAGCGATTGGATGTGCTCCTCTAGAAATACCAACAAAATTCAGCTAAAGTAACGGTCCAGCTCGACGCACTGCTAATGTTACTGCCTAGTAACGTGAGCTAACGTATAATAACAAATTCATTGTCTACTTAAGGATTTTAGGGGAAAATGCCTACCAGTGTGTATTTTCCCATGTCGTCCCAGGCTGGACTTCTGAGTGAAGCGCATAAAACAGATGTGGCACTGGTACGGCCGCACTTTCTCTAACAGGGCTCGTCTGTGCTCCTCTATAAGTTATACGAGTTTCGATATAGCATCGCAGCACCCTCTCAAACAATATGTATTTCattatattacctactatgTTAAATTAATGAAACCATTCACACACATTCAGGGGGAGGTAGGCTATCTCTATAACATAATACACGTTAGTACCGTTCTGCCTCAAGGAAAACGTCACGCACAAGTTGGCAGGAGGTAGAGGTAGGGACCCACCGGTATGTATTTTTCCGTGCCGGCCCAAACTTGATTTCTGGGTGAATCTCACAAAGCAGATGCCGCATTGGTAGGGCCGATCCTTAGCCAGCAGCGCACGTCTGTGTTCCTCTGAACGAAACCATCGAATGAGTCAGAATACGGCTTACACTCAACTGTTGAACGGACTAAGAGGTCGGGCTTTAAGAGCCGAGTTCGAAGTGGACAGTACGCTGGGACTGCAGCGAGAGTCGGCACGGGCGGTGCTAAACATATCAACCCACCCGTGTGAATTTTCTTGTGTCGGTTGAGGCTGGAGCTCTGCGTGAACCGCATCTGACAGAGCTCACACTTGTAGGGCCGGTCCTTCACCATCAACGCGCGCATGTGCTCATCTAGAACCCAGGCCACATTCCAACAACACACGCTCACATTGTTGGCAACACCACGTTAAACAAGAACACACAAAGGATTCCCAGCGACTGGTTGCTAACTACGGCACAGTGAGTGCCCGAGCTCGCATCGTATCCATTGTGAGTTCTTTACCTCCCCCTGTTTACCTCACATCAACGAAGCCTTCCTCACGCCCTGATCTTTTTGCGAAAAGACTATTAGCTCTATTGGCACAACTCAAAAACTATTCACAGGTCGTATGTTAAGCATATGTATTGTCAACTAAGTCAACGAATTGTGTGTCGCACCAGTGTCCTACTAGGCTAAATGTTTAGTACGTGTACTTTCATTAGATTGAATATGATAAGTAAAATGGATGGtatataaacaatattgtatAATAAGTGTCTGAATAAAAGTCGTAAAAAGCTCCGTCCAGAGGCCGCGTGCTTATAAGTAAGAATAAATAAGCactatgaaaataaagaaaattaagttCTACCCAGTGAGGTACTGATAATTAATGGAAGAAAGGAGAGACGGCATTATATGTACTGTAGGTAGGGATATAAGACATTATGGGGCAAATCTGATATCACATGGTGATACGAACTTGACCAACTCTTCAGAAGGACAAAATCACTAtctacttacatacatagtttcaGAAAAAGAAACATATTTGCATAAAAGAATATATATCATAATGCTTTCCTAGCAAAAtgcaagtaataaataaataaatatgtagcaCATCcagcgtaaataaaataataagtatgagtaaacaagaaaaagacaatacataatatgtataaatacaaaatagcTCGTTTATCAGGGCGTCAAAACAGGATATAAGCCATAATCAACAACAAGTAGCCAAtggaaaatttaaaacaataacaaaataattttaaatattttggtttcGCGGAAACAGGAGGAGGTCAACTTGAAAATATAAGAATCCAATTTGTTTCATAGGTAATTTTTGAACAATCCCCTCATGGTACATTCTTAAAGtatgggaatttatttattgagtttTTCCAGTTCAGAGTAGGTAAAATGTAACTTCCATATACATCTCCTAATACCTCCATCCTAAAATCAGTGTTTAAACATTCATCcctataacaatttaaatatcagTTTTTTGGGGGGGAATCTTTACAgcgatttacaaaaaataaaatggtattTTTCTGTGCATAATGCATCCTTACTTGACtggcagataaaaaataatatggaaaTTACATTAAATTGCATTCAACAACAATGATGCAATCATCAATATCATCTTAAGATACCACAACAAATGTATcgaataaatcaatatttttcaaGCTTAAATTCATTTTGTTTACTGCTAAAATGCGATATTGCGTTCGCTTGAATTCGCATTAAAAGTTTAGATaattattgtttgaaaaatattatttatttaggcggACGAAAAACAGAACGATTTTTTGTGCAAGGGACTTTATTAGAATCTGTTTTTTGTAAGCCTGTGTACAACACCGAGATGCTTGTAATGCAAGTCTCCGTTAGGGTTGGTTTACACTGACCTGTGTGCACGCGTTTGTGCGTGTTGAGACTGGACTTCTGCGTGAATCGCTTGAGGCAGAGGTCGCATTGGAATGGGCGCTCGCCCGTGTGGGTGCGCATGTGCACCTCTAGGTACGGCTTGCGGCAAAAAGCTGCATCGCACACCTATGTCGACAGGAAAGTACACTATACTTTAGCATTCTTTCATAATAATGCTACACGTTCTCCGAGTAACgcgttttatttattagggtGCCTACGGGAAGTTGTTCCTACGTGAATTGGATAAAATGGTATTAAACGACTAGGTAGTGTTCAAAGGGCCTGCTGAGTCTGTTAGTCGCATCTAGCCTCAATAaaatgttcttttttatttattaaaaatttgaAAATCACAAACgctaaaaaaacaataatgtacctaacattgttgttttttttattcaatgtattttatttgcttaACAATAAGTGCATTTGCAAGACCCTTCGTTACCTGAAAGGGGTATTGTACAAATGCCAATAGCATTTTGCATTTCTTAAAACACCCAAGTATCAAGGGTGAGCAAAAACCGGATCAGCCAAACAAAAGATAGTAAGAACCTGTACTTTACAATACTTCCCAGGTACGTTGGCTATGATCAGTTGGCAACATTTTTGGGCCAGTTGTAAGTAAATTTGCTAAGGCGCTTACACGTGTTTGGGtgagtttattttgttatatttctgATCTTTATTGGATATTCCGTAATTCATATACTTACAGTGCACTGAAAGGGTTTGTTTCCTGAGTGGAGCTTCATGTGGACATAGTATGAAGAAGCTGACGACAGAACTTTGCCACACACCTGGAAAAAGGGGTAACaagattttatttaggtacttttgtCCACATGAGGTACAGCTGTACCAAATAATTGTCTGTTTTTGAAGGGTGTCGAAATTTCAAAATGGAGCTACTAGTTCAAATGGGgaatcaaatgaaagggcttgatgtGCACattgtaaaatttattttattctttttttttccaactgtattacctacttataatgaCTATAACATTCCTACACTATTTAGGTTTTATAATGATAGTAGGTATGTCGGAACCGGAACACTCATCCATGGGGGAGtcggtttttttattaaattcctcAGACCAACatggaatatatattttttctgtctagtaggtttttttcttgtttatttaatacatttcagATCCAGTATACGAAAGCTTCGTTATTTCACTCACCTTACAGGCCTGTGGCTTAGATCGAGGCGTCGACTGTCCACCATTTGATACTTCCATTTTAGTTTGTACTGATCCCATATCCACCCCCATACCCTGTTCAAACGATTGCATCATTGTAAGAAAGAAAACTCTTAGTTTTGGAGAAAATACGTACGGTGAACGATAACCGATATGGTTCGGCTATCGTTATCTAGTCAGTTATAGTCTCAGTTTAAATAGTCAAATGGTACAATTCACCGTAAGTATTTTCTCAACATAAGATCTTCTAAGGCACGTAGTAGGTATTCCGTAATGTGTAAATGGAGAGTGAATAGTCGTACCTGAGAACATTGTCGTCCATCCATATCCATTTCAACTCCTTCATCTTCCATGCCTTTGAAGCTCAACTGGAAAATTATTCGAAGGTTCAGAAACAGTTccggatattttttatttaccgcGTGTTACATAATGTTGAGGAATCTGAATTTATAGCGGAAATTCCGGGATTTGATTTTGATCCGGGATCTACATTTATGCCAAAAGTTTGCGACCGCTCATATTTAATCAAAAGGATACTTTTATTACCAGATAAAGATGGAATGGGACATTTGAGGAAATTCTACTGTTTTCAATGATCACGTGTTAACCCCTAATTGGCAACTTACCTCATCGTCTTGTTGTTGCATTTCTTGTTGTTGCTGGTGTTGTTCCATGAGATCTTGCTGGTGTTGTACTTGCTGTTGTACTATGAGGCTATCTTTAGAATCCTCCTGGTGTGTTTGGTGATGCTGGTTCATGTTGATGATAGAGGCATGGCTTGAATCTGACCGAATTATTGTTGGGGGACCGGTGTGTACGTGTGGATGAGATGTGTAGAAACTGCAACGTAAAAAATGCAAGTCAGTAACTTCCCCTGAAGTTATCCAGCTTACCTAGTCCTGTCCCTATTTCCTACATGGTCAATTGTGTATAACCTTCCTAATTAAATCGGAATTGTGTGAAGTCTAGGTTTGGTATGTTAACCAATATAGCAAGAACACGATATTCGTGACTTAGTGTGACTTTGAAAGtataattttgaactttgaAAGTTTGTAGCCTGCATTATAGTTTAGTAATGCGACTTATTTTATGTAGCTTTTAAAAATCCTTCGGTGATCATTCCAAAAGCTTtttctagaaaaatatttataatgtgttGTGTTGCCTTGACTGCTTTCAAAACAAGGAACGGCTATGACATTACGCCAATGTTGTGCCTTGTGGAAGAGCTTACCTCATGGGTTCAGCCTTTATCTGCTGTTCGAACATGGAGATAGTGGCGAGTAGGTCGCCAGGGGGTGGCACGGGGACCCCCACGCCCCGTGCCACACCCCCGACGCCTACGCCCCAATGTGCTGGGAAACTAATGGCGACCTCTTTGCTCCCCCATTTTCAACTTCTGCCACCTGCAAAGAACTTCACGTCAAATGGTTATAGAAACTGCAACTAACACCACCTCTTCTCTCAACTTGTGCCAGATAACTTCGTGAGAAGgtacaattataaattaatttggtGATCCAGGAATTTTGAAACACGTCCCGAGACTTGTGTCTGAATTGCGGGAGTTGAAAGATTGTACTTCATTTGTTAATACGTGCAAGAAAGCACCAATTCCTACATATCACCTACTTGATGCATCAATCTGTTCTATACATAAGAGGAATGCAAAGCCTAAGACCCGAAAAGCCATAATAAACATTAGTCTCCGCACTGCATAGTaattacaaaaatgtttgtCTTAATATTACTGTTTCTCTCCAATTGACGTCAATCATTGATTAATGGATTCTGGATTGGTCCTTCAATTCAACGAATTTACTTTAAACTTTAATGATTCATAGGTAAGGCGTAAAAGTAtggcaaaataaaatcaagaatGTTTCGTTCATTTGGatgactttatttgttttttcgtATTTAATAGTAAGATAAGGTCGATAACCTGAGGTCCCGCCTAAACATAAGCGGTGATCGTAGGCTATTAACATCCGCAATGAGAGTTAAAAAAGCAGATGAGTTGTCACATCCTCTGAGAAAACTAGAGTAATGTAAATTGATGGAGTAGGTAAGTAActatataaaacactggtaattaATTTGAAAGGTTTGTTTAAATAACTAGATTAGAAAAGTTACTGGAATGGCTTGAATGTGGAAGGTTATGGACCGGGTGTTGTGGCATAAACGCGCCCAAAAATACACTTCGAAAAGCTCGGTTAATAGACTGCAGActataaatgaaaaattataatccGTTAAGTTTCAAGTCCGATAAGGTAGTAATGGTTTACGCAAATCTTATAACACTGAAATCATAAATATTCTACTAGTAATCCTTGACGACATGACCAAAAAATCATACCAATGggtatatttataggtataaatTCCATTCGGTAAAATGAGAGACTAACTAATAAACTGGAAATAAAAAGCTTAAGTTTTCGTAACAAATGTAATTAGgtagaaacaaaataatacaaaatcaggtggtaacaaacaaacaaggcaacaaaaaaaaattaggtacaaTGTGCTAAGACACAAATAGGCAGGCACTGACATAGGTTACACGATAATCTAGCCAATATTAGACATCAAAGTACacttgacaaacaaaaaaaaataaacaggtaaacaaaaacaaaatagattaggtattaggtaggtacaatataaattGCAGTTTTATATAAGTAGTTAGGCCGTTGACTGGGCACAGTAGATAGGTGCATAAAAAGCCGGAGATATGTATGCGAAACGCAATAGATAAGTAGTTATATAGGCATGtatacgaataatataatagCATGCACTCACACAAGAACGCTTATCTTTAGCATATTTGTGTAGCATATGCAGATATTTATGTAAACTTGTTCACATATACAGCGGTAACTCTAATCGGTAGATATACGAAAATGTAAACAAGAAAACATAATGAAACAGCTAAAATGTCTAACAAATTAAATGGCGGAAGCTCACCGACCGACTGTCTCCACCCAGCCTCCCCCCCGGCCATCAATAAAATGGCCAATTCGTTATTGAATTTTGTCCCCAACTTTCAAGCCGAGGCTGCGCGACGCCGGTTGTCATACGACAAGTAATTTAGTAACCAATACAAgtctaatgtaaacaaaacggGTTATAATACTTTATTCAACGTTTCGGTGAAAGTTATGTCATATTATCCCGAGCTAAATCTACAGAAAGTACTTTGTGTTAATACTCTTTAGTTACTATCtgtaaacataaacaacatttgCAAACGAAAGACTTGTAGTTATTGGAAATACAACGACCTTTCATAATGTATGGGGGGAATGagatacaatttattattatttcttttttatgcaaaatgttAGGTTTCATCGCGCTTATGTTATTATAccattatatatgtatatcaaaagTTATATTCTACTCACATAAGTAAAGAAACAcctaaatatagtagtgtataCAGAATCACATAAATTATATCACTAATTACACAATTTCGTTAAGATTGGCCATTCGAATTATGTTTTTCTTAGACACCGACATAAAATGGCTGCTACCTCATTGTTCTGCGCGTTCGTTCGTGCGCATAGAAGCCGTGAACGCTTGGGGACGACTTCTCCGCCAATTAAAATTATGGCGCGAAATTTAAGGCGTCGTTAACTacaatttaatgttttatttatgttaatcaTTAGCGATGGCTGTCAATACGAATACAAAACAATTGTATAACAAAAAACGAATACTGTTATGATAAGAATTATGAACGCGGGAATGTAAACAAGACTATTGCATTCAAATTTATCTAAATTGTCGCTAGTTAAt
This genomic interval from Helicoverpa zea isolate HzStark_Cry1AcR chromosome 18, ilHelZeax1.1, whole genome shotgun sequence contains the following:
- the LOC124639180 gene encoding zinc finger protein ZFP2-like isoform X6 — its product is MFEQQIKAEPMSFYTSHPHVHTGPPTIIRSDSSHASIINMNQHHQTHQEDSKDSLIVQQQVQHQQDLMEQHQQQQEMQQQDDELSFKGMEDEGVEMDMDGRQCSQGMGVDMGSVQTKMEVSNGGQSTPRSKPQACKVCGKVLSSASSYYVHMKLHSGNKPFQCTVCDAAFCRKPYLEVHMRTHTGERPFQCDLCLKRFTQKSSLNTHKRVHTDEHMRALMVKDRPYKCELCQMRFTQSSSLNRHKKIHTEEHRRALLAKDRPYQCGICFVRFTQKSSLGRHGKIHTEEHRRALLEKVRPYQCHICFMRFTQKSSLGRHGKIHTEEHIQSLINKVRPYQCDICDKRFTQKSSLGTHKRIHTGERPFQCTVCLKSFTQKCALNLHEKIHTVQGRPFQCLSCPAAFTCKQYLEIHTRTHTGERPYQCDICLKRFTQKSSLNIHKRTHSVQGRPFQCLQCPAAFTCKQYLEIHNRTHTGERPYQCDVCLKRFAQKSTLNIHKRTHTGERPYACDICQKRFAVKSYVTAHRWSHVADKPLNCDRCSMSFTSKSQFALHIRTHSTGSCYECSVCGRSFVRDSYLIRHHNRVHRENHSNVSANSIGTINSVATNTNNSNNSNFDSPGVCDLSFVPMVNRYMTSQGTQVSMQDTSKMSAMSPQSIASISSPPPSHTPTPQPQMSGQLHLAD
- the LOC124639180 gene encoding zinc finger protein ZFP2-like isoform X1, translating into MFEQQIKAEPMSFYTSHPHVHTGPPTIIRSDSSHASIINMNQHHQTHQEDSKDSLIVQQQVQHQQDLMEQHQQQQEMQQQDDELSFKGMEDEGVEMDMDGRQCSQGMGVDMGSVQTKMEVSNGGQSTPRSKPQACKVCGKVLSSASSYYVHMKLHSGNKPFQCTVCDAAFCRKPYLEVHMRTHTGERPFQCDLCLKRFTQKSSLNTHKRVHTDEHMRALMVKDRPYKCELCQMRFTQSSSLNRHKKIHTEEHRRALLAKDRPYQCGICFVRFTQKSSLGRHGKIHTEEHRRALLEKVRPYQCHICFMRFTQKSSLGRHGKIHTEEHIQSLINKVRPYQCDICDKRFTQKSSLGTHKRIHTGERPFQCTVCLKSFTQKCALNLHEKIHTVQGRPFQCLSCPAAFTCKQYLEIHTRTHTGERPYQCDICLKRFTQKSSLNIHKRTHSVQGRPFQCLQCPAAFTCKQYLEIHNRTHTGERPYQCDVCLKRFAQKSTLNIHKRTHTVQGRPYQCMECPAAFTCKPYLEIHMRTHTGERPFECDVCYKRFTQKSTLNIHKRIHTGERPYACDICQKRFAVKSYVTAHRWSHVADKPLNCDRCSMSFTSKSQFALHIRTHSTGSCYECSVCGRSFVRDSYLIRHHNRVHRENHSNVSANSIGTINSVATNTNNSNNSNFDSPGVCDLSFVPMVNRYMTSQGTQVSMQDTSKMSAMSPQSIASISSPPPSHTPTPQPQMSGQLHLAD
- the LOC124639180 gene encoding zinc finger protein ZFP2-like isoform X7, whose translation is MFEQQIKAEPMSFYTSHPHVHTGPPTIIRSDSSHASIINMNQHHQTHQEDSKDSLIVQQQVQHQQDLMEQHQQQQEMQQQDDELSFKGMEDEGVEMDMDGRQCSQGMGVDMGSVQTKMEVSNGGQSTPRSKPQACKVCGKVLSSASSYYVHMKLHSGNKPFQCTVCDAAFCRKPYLEVHMRTHTGERPFQCDLCLKRFTQKSSLNTHKRVHTDEHMRALMVKDRPYKCELCQMRFTQSSSLNRHKKIHTEEHRRALLAKDRPYQCGICFVRFTQKSSLGRHGKIHTEEHRRALLEKVRPYQCHICFMRFTQKSSLGRHGKIHTEEHIQSLINKVRPYQCDICDKRFTQKSSLGTHKRIHTGERPFQCTVCLKSFTQKCALNLHEKIHTVQGRPFQCLQCPAAFTCKQYLEIHNRTHTGERPYQCDVCLKRFAQKSTLNIHKRTHTVQGRPYQCMECPAAFTCKPYLEIHMRTHTGERPFECDVCYKRFTQKSTLNIHKRIHTGERPYACDICQKRFAVKSYVTAHRWSHVADKPLNCDRCSMSFTSKSQFALHIRTHSTGSCYECSVCGRSFVRDSYLIRHHNRVHRENHSNVSANSIGTINSVATNTNNSNNSNFDSPGVCDLSFVPMVNRYMTSQGTQVSMQDTSKMSAMSPQSIASISSPPPSHTPTPQPQMSGQLHLAD
- the LOC124639180 gene encoding zinc finger protein ZFP2-like isoform X10, whose translation is MFEQQIKAEPMSFYTSHPHVHTGPPTIIRSDSSHASIINMNQHHQTHQEDSKDSLIVQQQVQHQQDLMEQHQQQQEMQQQDDELSFKGMEDEGVEMDMDGRQCSQGMGVDMGSVQTKMEVSNGGQSTPRSKPQACKVCGKVLSSASSYYVHMKLHSGNKPFQCTVCDAAFCRKPYLEVHMRTHTGERPFQCDLCLKRFTQKSSLNTHKRVHTDEHMRALMVKDRPYKCELCQMRFTQSSSLNRHKKIHTEEHRRALLAKDRPYQCGICFVRFTQKSSLGRHGKIHTEEHRRALLEKVRPYQCHICFMRFTQKSSLGRHGKIHTEEHIQSLINKVRPYQCDICDKRFTQKSSLGTHKRIHTVQGRPFQCLQCPAAFTCKQYLEIHNRTHTGERPYQCDVCLKRFAQKSTLNIHKRTHTVQGRPYQCMECPAAFTCKPYLEIHMRTHTGERPFECDVCYKRFTQKSTLNIHKRIHTGERPYACDICQKRFAVKSYVTAHRWSHVADKPLNCDRCSMSFTSKSQFALHIRTHSTGSCYECSVCGRSFVRDSYLIRHHNRVHRENHSNVSANSIGTINSVATNTNNSNNSNFDSPGVCDLSFVPMVNRYMTSQGTQVSMQDTSKMSAMSPQSIASISSPPPSHTPTPQPQMSGQLHLAD
- the LOC124639180 gene encoding zinc finger protein ZFP2-like isoform X2, which translates into the protein MFEQQIKAEPMSFYTSHPHVHTGPPTIIRSDSSHASIINMNQHHQTHQEDSKDSLIVQQQVQHQQDLMEQHQQQQEMQQQDDELSFKGMEDEGVEMDMDGRQCSQGMGVDMGSVQTKMEVSNGGQSTPRSKPQACKVCGKVLSSASSYYVHMKLHSGNKPFQCTVCDAAFCRKPYLEVHMRTHTGERPFQCDLCLKRFTQKSSLNTHKRVHTDEHMRALMVKDRPYKCELCQMRFTQSSSLNRHKKIHTEEHRRALLAKDRPYQCGICFVRFTQKSSLGRHGKIHTEEHRRALLEKVRPYQCHICFMRFTQKSSLGRHGKIHTEEHIQSLINKVRPYQCDICDKRFTQKSSLGTHKRIHTVQGRPFQCLSCPAAFTCKQYLEIHTRTHTGERPYQCDICLKRFTQKSSLNIHKRTHSVQGRPFQCLQCPAAFTCKQYLEIHNRTHTGERPYQCDVCLKRFAQKSTLNIHKRTHTVQGRPYQCMECPAAFTCKPYLEIHMRTHTGERPFECDVCYKRFTQKSTLNIHKRIHTGERPYACDICQKRFAVKSYVTAHRWSHVADKPLNCDRCSMSFTSKSQFALHIRTHSTGSCYECSVCGRSFVRDSYLIRHHNRVHRENHSNVSANSIGTINSVATNTNNSNNSNFDSPGVCDLSFVPMVNRYMTSQGTQVSMQDTSKMSAMSPQSIASISSPPPSHTPTPQPQMSGQLHLAD